The Fusobacterium sp. JB019 genome has a segment encoding these proteins:
- the pgsA gene encoding CDP-diacylglycerol--glycerol-3-phosphate 3-phosphatidyltransferase, producing MNLPNKLTITRLLLAVPFIYFLENSPESMPFRIIALAIFAVASITDFFDGYLARKHNLITDFGKIMDPLADKILVISALVVMVAIDYIPSWMSIIVIFREFLISGIRMVVAAKGEVIAAIKLGKYKTTSQMIVIMILIVFGKEYDTILNFNNALMLIPVILTIWSGLEYIKITKHHFLEEN from the coding sequence ATGAATTTACCTAATAAGTTAACAATCACAAGATTATTACTAGCAGTACCTTTTATTTATTTTTTAGAGAATTCACCAGAAAGTATGCCTTTTAGAATTATTGCTTTAGCTATATTTGCAGTAGCTTCTATTACAGATTTTTTCGATGGATATCTTGCGAGAAAACATAATTTAATAACGGATTTTGGAAAGATTATGGATCCTCTGGCGGATAAAATATTAGTTATATCAGCTTTAGTTGTAATGGTTGCAATAGATTATATACCTTCTTGGATGTCAATTATTGTTATTTTCAGAGAGTTTTTAATAAGTGGAATAAGAATGGTTGTAGCAGCAAAGGGTGAAGTTATAGCAGCTATAAAATTAGGGAAATATAAGACAACTTCCCAAATGATAGTTATAATGATATTAATTGTTTTTGGTAAAGAGTATGACACTATTTTAAATTTTAATAACGCTTTAATGCTAATACCAGTTATCTTAACAATATGGTCAGGATTAGAGTATATAAAAATTACAAAGCATCACTTTTTAGAAGAAAATTAA